A window of Psychromonas sp. CNPT3 contains these coding sequences:
- the nadS gene encoding NadS family protein, protein MFESIKQGLSEAVDFSEGNIKNATVHKFDPVDVKAIRSNVHMTQTEFASNFGISLGTLRHWERGDRTPRGPALVLLTVLSKNPSAVIQALA, encoded by the coding sequence ATGTTTGAAAGTATTAAGCAGGGGTTGAGTGAAGCAGTAGACTTCAGCGAAGGTAATATTAAGAATGCAACTGTTCATAAATTTGATCCCGTTGACGTAAAAGCAATACGATCAAATGTACATATGACACAAACAGAGTTCGCATCAAATTTTGGAATTAGTTTAGGCACTCTGAGACATTGGGAACGAGGAGACAGAACGCCTAGAGGTCCTGCACTTGTTCTACTCACTGTTTTATCTAAAAACCCAAGTGCTGTAATTCAGGCTTTAGCGTAA
- a CDS encoding type II toxin-antitoxin system RelE/ParE family toxin, with protein MDGFYCRIFCTGGIRKLRWAKSGSGKSGGVRVIYYFHNETMPLFLISLFGKNEKANLSHSERNLLAKFTSTLVKNYGG; from the coding sequence TTGGATGGATTTTACTGTCGCATTTTTTGCACTGGAGGAATTAGAAAGCTAAGGTGGGCTAAAAGTGGTAGTGGAAAAAGCGGTGGAGTGAGAGTGATATATTATTTTCATAACGAAACGATGCCTTTGTTTCTTATTTCCCTTTTTGGAAAAAATGAAAAAGCTAACTTATCTCATTCTGAACGTAATTTGCTAGCTAAATTCACTTCAACATTAGTTAAGAATTATGGAGGCTAA
- a CDS encoding SHOCT domain-containing protein: MKLIITILVSLLVLSGCSTSSVIATGPDTYMVSASGAGFASAGVREAVYEKANAFCTSKSLVMVPITFKAREGALGRHPPSAALTFRALKPGDPDIERPMIYDHNRNVNITKKVEISESLNKSNYESDLHSKLLKLDDLRKRNLLSDAEFQKEKKKLLQN; this comes from the coding sequence GTGAAATTAATAATTACAATTTTAGTATCGTTGTTAGTATTGAGTGGCTGTAGCACATCCAGTGTTATAGCTACTGGACCTGATACTTATATGGTTTCAGCTAGTGGTGCCGGTTTTGCCTCAGCCGGTGTTCGGGAGGCTGTTTATGAAAAGGCAAATGCTTTTTGTACGTCAAAAAGTCTGGTGATGGTTCCTATTACTTTTAAAGCAAGAGAGGGGGCGCTCGGTCGTCATCCTCCTAGTGCAGCTTTGACTTTCAGGGCTTTAAAACCTGGCGATCCAGATATAGAAAGACCAATGATTTATGATCATAATCGAAATGTGAACATTACAAAAAAAGTTGAAATTTCTGAAAGTCTAAATAAAAGTAACTATGAATCGGATCTACATAGTAAATTATTAAAACTGGATGATCTAAGAAAAAGAAATTTGCTATCGGATGCTGAATTTCAAAAAGAAAAGAAAAAGTTACTTCAAAATTAG